In the genome of Pempheris klunzingeri isolate RE-2024b chromosome 20, fPemKlu1.hap1, whole genome shotgun sequence, the window TATAAATGAaggatttattttgaaatctgtgGCTCTTCCGGGGTTAAACTTGACGCCTGTGACGTCAGTAAAATGGACgtctatttgtgtgtgcgtaATTACGTCATTTCCTGGAAGTGAAACTATCGCAACACGGAAGTcttggaaagaaaacaaataatcgTTCAATATTAGTGTCGAAGAACGAAGACGCCCTGAACATCGTTTGCTTATTGGATTGCCGCCGTCTTTCGTCGAGCTTTATACACGGTGAGAGTATCAGACACTCTGCGGGGTTCAGTCTGTGGAGGTGgggctaacagctaacagctagtCGTCTGGGGAGATGTTGAGACAGGTTTGAGGGAACAGCCGAGCAAAAACACGGCTGAAGTGACTTCAGCCTCTCTAACAGGCCTCCAGTCACATAACTAGCTGCTGAGTAATATTTTCCAGGACACACGGGGGTCATTTACAGCACGGACATGGCTGAAACAGTGTTGGAAACTGACtgatatgtgtaaaaaaaatacactgtcattgtttctttttattttggctccatttttccttttgaactgaaaagttCAAAATCCACTTTTTCACAACTACATAACGTTTTATATTACTTTACACCTCCCTACTGTGGAGTTTAAGTATGTTCAGTGACATGGGCGTGATGTAATGTATTAATTAGAgagtatttgtcatttttgcttgtTAAAATACTTAACTACTAAATTAATTGCCAAAACTGTTCAATCGACTAAAACAGGGTCactaatatttacattttctattgtacaaagaaaaacaataagaaGGAAATACATGAAAGCACAACAGTAGCACAATTCAGTCAACTGGCTAAATCATATCAagaataatgtaatttattccTCCCAAACTTTCTATATAAAAATTGGAAGACAAACGGGCACAAAAGATTCCACACTGTttgataaatcaataaattgcTCGTCACTATTCAGCTCAGTATTAGGGCtgcaaataatatttttcttgagttatttggtctataaaatgccAGTAATGAGCTGGAAATGTCCATCAGATCATGTTCCCACTCCTCAAGCTCGATGCGGCATCTTCAGAAGTCCAAAGCCCAAAGATTATCTCCTCCAAATCAATATAACATCATGAActcagaaaagcagcaaacacaccaaGCTATGTTTGACATTCTTGCAGGATAATTTACCTTAAATTTGTTGGCATGCACTTCTGTAGTTTGACTGTATTGATGTTTTCAAACAGATGGAGTTCCTGTTTGGAAGGAGGAAGACTCCGGAGGAGATGCTGAGACAGAATCAGAGGGCGCTGAACCGAGCCATTAGAGATCTGGACAGAGAGCGAATGAAACTGGAGCAACAGGAGAAGAAGATCATCGCTGACATAAAGAAAATGGCCAAACAGGGACAAATGgtgagacaaaaaaataaaaggggtTTATTGATGAGATGATTGATGAGAGTAGAGAGAGAATCCTGTGACTTGCGTAATTTTAATCTTTACAGGACGCCGTCAAGATCATGGCCAAGGATTTGGTTCGTACGCGGCGCTACGTCAAGAAGTTCATCATGATGAGAGCCAACATTCAGGCCGTCAGTCTAAAGATTCAGACGCTCAAGTCCAACAACAGCATGGCACAGGCTATGAAAGGCGTCACCAAAGCAATGGCCACCATGAACAGACAGGTCTGTTAAAGAATCACTGAAACGCACCATTCGACGGGAATAATCAATGAGCCTCCTGTGTTAAAGACCAACTGTTTATTACATTTCTGCAGCTGAAACTGCCTCAGATTCAGAGGATCATGATGGAGTTtgaaaaacagagtgaaatCATGGAAATGAAAGAGGAGATGATGAATGACGCTATCGACGATGCCATGGGCGACGAGGACGACGAGGAGGAGAGGTAAGGCACTGAGACAGGAGACAAAACAGTTATTTCTACTTTGATGCAAAGCTTTTGTTCCAGATTTGTTTCCGATCAGAGAACAAAAGGGGCTGGAGCACACTGATAAATTCACAGGGTGCAAACACAGTAGTTTCAACACTACTGTGAGACATAATGggcaaaaatatatatagtcaACCCAGA includes:
- the chmp2a gene encoding charged multivesicular body protein 2a, which codes for MEFLFGRRKTPEEMLRQNQRALNRAIRDLDRERMKLEQQEKKIIADIKKMAKQGQMDAVKIMAKDLVRTRRYVKKFIMMRANIQAVSLKIQTLKSNNSMAQAMKGVTKAMATMNRQLKLPQIQRIMMEFEKQSEIMEMKEEMMNDAIDDAMGDEDDEEESDAIVSQVLDELGLSLSDELSNLPSTGGSLSVAGGKKAEPQAALADADADLEARLNNLRRD